A window from Cryobacterium sp. PAMC25264 encodes these proteins:
- a CDS encoding GIY-YIG nuclease family protein has product MTIAAELVDDASFRPAESIDSDVPPSPGLYAIRLRIGSTLPEPFESLLGERSSRLIYIGKATSLKDRMLRNELRGRGHGTFFRSIGAVLGFRPRAGSLANKVNKYNFSFEKPDRDSIVHWINVNLEVSWRALPSSVVPATETLLILHHTPLLNLDGNPLALVELDDLRVLCRQIAWAAADLV; this is encoded by the coding sequence GTGACCATCGCTGCAGAACTCGTCGACGATGCCTCATTCCGTCCCGCCGAGTCCATCGATTCCGACGTACCGCCCTCCCCCGGCCTCTACGCCATTCGACTCCGCATCGGGTCAACGTTGCCAGAACCATTCGAGTCACTACTCGGCGAACGCTCGTCGCGCTTGATTTATATAGGGAAGGCAACGTCGCTCAAGGACCGGATGCTCCGAAACGAACTCCGAGGTCGTGGGCACGGCACCTTCTTCCGCAGCATCGGAGCCGTTCTGGGGTTCCGCCCGCGGGCCGGTTCGCTCGCGAACAAGGTGAACAAGTACAACTTCAGCTTCGAGAAGCCTGACCGGGACTCCATCGTTCATTGGATCAACGTCAACCTCGAGGTGAGCTGGCGGGCGTTGCCGAGTAGCGTCGTGCCGGCCACCGAGACTTTGCTGATTCTTCACCACACGCCGTTGCTCAATCTGGACGGCAATCCTTTGGCACTGGTCGAACTTGACGATCTACGTGTGCTGTGCCGTCAGATTGCCTGGGCGGCCGCTGACTTGGTGTAA
- a CDS encoding ATP-dependent endonuclease, translated as MDATSVIRSITISDGTTVALPEQGVVLLVGPNNAGKSQALRDIARQATSKSRDGVVVTASDVSYVGSKSDLLETFEKDKAIIRAPGSDDRVSVGKSEMPLSQLLALWSGSNQHHVGGYFLQHADTESRLNASRPVGALNLYEKNPSHPLHRLYMRQDLEVRLNGICREAFDKGLILDTWAGGSSWALRVGELAPPNSSRPDQKYLEELRELPLLHTQGDGMRSMMGLLLNLMTGHQSISLVDEPEAFLHPPQARFLGKLLSEDTSESLRTIFLSTHSSDVVHGVLEGSANTTVVRLRRQGNTNEAAVLDNDAVRKLWSDPLLRYSNLLEGLFTDAVVVCESDADCKFFASIRDTLSATEVDTRRADILFTSCGGKSRMHVAVESLRAASVPVAVVGDFDVLNDWPTLSRLVKSAGGNPLDFEPDWRILSGALTAKARTPSVIGMKEAVAKAFEAVTEVTTKSLAPVREALKIENGWDRVKNTGLTGVPKGDAYLAASRLLDGLGAIHIHLLPVGEMEDLVPMVSGHGPAWLAEVLERRLHEGPDGDSARGFFNEVIQSIAPGAE; from the coding sequence ATGGATGCGACCTCTGTAATTCGATCGATAACGATCAGCGACGGAACTACGGTGGCGCTTCCAGAGCAAGGTGTCGTTCTCCTAGTCGGCCCGAACAACGCAGGAAAAAGTCAGGCCCTGCGAGACATCGCCAGGCAGGCAACCTCAAAATCAAGGGATGGGGTTGTTGTCACAGCTTCCGATGTGTCCTACGTGGGATCGAAGTCCGATCTCTTGGAGACGTTCGAAAAAGACAAAGCAATAATTCGGGCGCCCGGATCCGATGACCGAGTATCTGTCGGCAAGTCGGAGATGCCTCTGAGTCAACTGCTCGCCCTTTGGAGTGGAAGTAATCAACACCACGTCGGCGGTTACTTTCTCCAGCACGCGGACACCGAGAGTCGATTGAATGCAAGTCGCCCCGTTGGCGCGCTCAATTTGTATGAGAAGAATCCGAGTCATCCGCTGCACCGCCTTTACATGCGCCAGGATCTCGAGGTCCGGCTCAATGGAATCTGCCGAGAGGCTTTCGACAAGGGTCTGATACTCGACACTTGGGCCGGCGGCTCAAGCTGGGCACTTCGTGTCGGGGAATTAGCCCCGCCCAACAGCTCGAGACCAGACCAAAAGTACCTGGAGGAGCTCAGGGAGCTGCCGCTGCTGCACACTCAGGGCGACGGGATGCGCTCGATGATGGGGTTGCTGCTCAACCTGATGACGGGCCATCAATCGATCTCTCTCGTGGACGAGCCGGAGGCCTTTTTGCACCCGCCACAGGCAAGGTTCTTGGGCAAGCTTTTGTCCGAGGATACGTCCGAGTCACTACGGACGATTTTTTTGAGCACCCACAGCTCCGATGTCGTCCACGGAGTACTTGAGGGTTCCGCGAACACCACCGTTGTCCGGCTGCGACGGCAAGGGAACACCAACGAGGCCGCAGTTCTGGATAACGATGCCGTTCGAAAACTTTGGAGTGACCCGCTCCTCCGCTACTCCAATTTGCTTGAAGGACTGTTCACTGATGCCGTTGTTGTTTGTGAATCGGACGCGGATTGCAAATTTTTTGCTTCGATCCGAGACACACTGAGCGCGACTGAAGTCGATACGCGTCGCGCGGACATTCTGTTCACGAGCTGTGGCGGGAAGAGCCGAATGCATGTTGCCGTCGAGTCGCTGCGCGCCGCGAGCGTGCCAGTCGCGGTGGTCGGCGACTTCGACGTTTTGAACGACTGGCCAACTCTCTCCCGACTGGTCAAGAGCGCGGGAGGCAATCCGTTGGATTTCGAGCCCGACTGGCGGATACTTTCTGGGGCGCTAACCGCGAAAGCCCGAACCCCCTCAGTGATAGGAATGAAGGAGGCTGTGGCTAAGGCATTCGAGGCGGTGACTGAGGTGACGACGAAGTCCCTCGCGCCAGTACGCGAGGCCCTCAAGATCGAGAACGGGTGGGATCGTGTGAAGAACACCGGCCTTACGGGCGTTCCGAAGGGCGACGCGTACCTCGCTGCGTCCCGCCTCCTTGACGGGCTCGGCGCTATTCATATCCACTTGCTTCCAGTCGGCGAGATGGAGGATCTGGTACCCATGGTCAGCGGCCACGGGCCAGCTTGGCTGGCCGAGGTTCTCGAGCGGAGACTGCACGAGGGCCCAGATGGCGACAGTGCGCGCGGCTTCTTCAATGAAGTAATCCAGTCGATCGCTCCCGGCGCGGAATAG
- the istA gene encoding IS21 family transposase produces MKFDGEIMEILAAYDLTGSLRATAELTGCSHHTVARHVAARDAGRPIAEPAFRGRVTDPFMPKIEEWVEKSKGKIRADKAHEKLRALGYDGSERSTRRAVAQVRAAFRLGQVRVHRPWITEPGMWLQYDFGDGPVIDGKKTVLFVAWLAWARFRIVIPLRDRTAPSVFAALDRSFRLLGGAPTYVLTDNEKTVTVSHVAGVPVRNPQTVEFARHYGVTVLTCQPADPASKGGVESSVKLAKADIVPKDTNLRAEYASFAEVEAACEAFMALVNNREHRATKRKPAVMLEEERPRLHRVPDTAHTVALGLTRAVPENTPMVTFETGQYSVPAHLLGARVFVRSHGVGADEQVVIVHVGSDGPVEVARHHRARPGSPRIDDAHFPDHKEKVPGDYTITPRSTAETEFLAIGAGAHAWLLEAAAVGTARMNVKMAEAVALAKISGTARVDEALGQAATYGRFATGDLASLLNAGGARPPARSATETSSLAQGTAGWAAIGQTTGDELEQSA; encoded by the coding sequence ATGAAGTTTGACGGAGAAATCATGGAAATACTCGCTGCCTACGACCTGACCGGGTCGTTGCGCGCCACAGCCGAGCTCACCGGCTGCTCGCACCACACCGTTGCCCGGCACGTCGCGGCCCGCGACGCGGGCCGGCCGATCGCCGAGCCCGCGTTCCGGGGCCGGGTCACGGACCCGTTTATGCCCAAGATCGAGGAGTGGGTCGAGAAGTCGAAAGGCAAGATCCGTGCCGACAAAGCCCACGAGAAACTCCGCGCGCTGGGCTACGACGGGTCAGAGCGGTCGACTCGGAGGGCGGTCGCGCAGGTCCGCGCGGCGTTCCGGCTGGGCCAGGTGCGAGTGCACCGGCCCTGGATCACCGAGCCGGGCATGTGGTTGCAGTATGACTTCGGCGACGGCCCCGTCATCGACGGCAAGAAGACGGTGTTGTTCGTCGCCTGGTTGGCCTGGGCGAGGTTCCGCATCGTGATCCCGCTGCGCGACCGGACCGCGCCGAGCGTGTTCGCGGCGTTGGATCGCTCCTTCCGGCTCCTCGGCGGGGCCCCGACCTACGTGCTGACCGACAACGAGAAGACGGTCACCGTCTCCCATGTTGCCGGGGTGCCGGTGCGGAACCCGCAGACGGTCGAGTTCGCCCGGCACTACGGGGTGACGGTGCTGACTTGCCAGCCCGCGGACCCGGCCTCCAAGGGCGGGGTGGAGTCGTCGGTGAAGCTCGCCAAGGCTGACATCGTGCCCAAAGACACCAACCTCCGGGCCGAATACGCCTCGTTCGCTGAGGTCGAAGCGGCCTGCGAAGCGTTCATGGCCCTGGTCAACAACCGGGAGCACCGCGCCACGAAGCGGAAGCCTGCGGTGATGCTCGAGGAGGAACGGCCCCGGCTGCACCGGGTCCCCGACACTGCGCACACCGTCGCGCTCGGTCTGACCAGAGCCGTTCCGGAGAACACCCCAATGGTCACGTTCGAGACCGGCCAGTACTCGGTCCCGGCGCACCTGCTCGGCGCCCGCGTGTTCGTTCGCAGCCACGGTGTTGGGGCCGACGAGCAGGTCGTCATCGTCCACGTCGGCAGCGACGGCCCCGTCGAGGTCGCCCGGCACCACCGGGCCCGGCCCGGCAGTCCCCGCATCGACGACGCTCACTTCCCTGACCACAAGGAGAAGGTCCCGGGCGACTACACGATCACTCCGCGCAGCACTGCCGAGACTGAGTTCTTGGCCATCGGCGCCGGCGCGCACGCCTGGTTGCTCGAGGCCGCCGCGGTCGGCACCGCTCGGATGAACGTGAAGATGGCTGAGGCCGTTGCGCTGGCCAAGATCAGCGGCACTGCCCGAGTCGACGAAGCCCTCGGCCAGGCTGCCACTTACGGTCGCTTCGCGACCGGCGACCTCGCCTCCCTGTTGAACGCGGGCGGCGCCCGCCCGCCGGCGCGGTCGGCGACCGAGACCAGCTCGCTGGCGCAGGGCACCGCCGGGTGGGCTGCGATCGGTCAGACCACCGGAGACGAGCTGGAGCAGAGCGCATGA
- the istB gene encoding IS21-like element helper ATPase IstB codes for MSVTQAAAPALPAELEALMRQLKMPYARALAPELIATARAQRWEPAEIIKALFVEEVTGRSRSMLATRRKAAGFPTGKTFDTWDEAASSIPVPTQQALRTLEWIGRKENVVVCGPSGTGKTFFLEALGQQVVEAGMRVAWFRLEDLGALVRAHRADDSVGRVVARILRSDLIVIDDIGLLEVGADAAEGLYRLVDAAYEKRSIAISSNLHPAGFEELMPKTLATATVDRLLHHAHVCQTSGDSIRLTQALAGKGVTKMS; via the coding sequence ATGAGCGTCACCCAGGCCGCCGCACCCGCCCTTCCAGCCGAACTAGAAGCGTTGATGCGGCAGCTGAAGATGCCCTACGCCCGCGCCCTGGCCCCCGAGCTCATCGCGACCGCCCGGGCGCAACGATGGGAACCGGCCGAGATCATCAAGGCCCTGTTCGTTGAGGAAGTCACCGGCCGGTCCCGGTCGATGCTCGCCACCCGGCGCAAGGCGGCGGGGTTCCCGACGGGGAAGACGTTCGATACCTGGGACGAGGCCGCGTCCTCGATCCCGGTTCCCACCCAGCAGGCGTTGCGGACGTTGGAATGGATCGGCCGGAAGGAGAACGTCGTCGTTTGCGGCCCCTCTGGGACCGGGAAGACGTTCTTCCTCGAGGCCCTCGGCCAGCAAGTCGTCGAGGCCGGCATGCGGGTCGCGTGGTTCCGCCTCGAAGACCTCGGCGCCCTCGTTCGCGCGCACCGCGCCGATGACTCCGTCGGCCGGGTCGTGGCCCGGATCCTGCGCTCGGACCTGATCGTGATCGATGACATCGGGCTTCTCGAAGTGGGTGCTGACGCGGCCGAGGGCCTCTATCGACTCGTCGATGCCGCCTACGAGAAACGGTCCATCGCGATCTCGTCGAACCTGCACCCGGCCGGCTTTGAAGAGCTCATGCCCAAGACCCTCGCGACGGCGACCGTTGACCGGCTCCTGCACCACGCTCACGTCTGCCAGACCTCGGGCGACTCGATCCGCCTCACCCAGGCCCTCGCCGGGAAGGGCGTCACGAAGATGAGTTAG
- a CDS encoding ATP-binding protein, with protein sequence MSALAEEIVKRLSRKQKSKRLSIEVPTVDKVLEDLSIPTSASKGVPVGLRVKRVAFSGTKRLPPEHPDAEGHPIEEVGATGFQLELGLNDAEQRAESGLNDASVWTGETNVADEGVDEKVPRALVPFAFEWEPQEGVNGIGSGRNLRGKSTIMNLLLWSLSGRCTEFSPDTRRWIEHVEVDWLVGNETLRVSFDAENGVANNGRVTSLRDDGGAENVVARFDGDSFEDAMSSVMLNRLRLEIFTVSQAGKAVPHKWASYVNALWVRPKYLKSIIGKEPVLSIRLMQMFIGTDWVPVLAAASTVAGVLASEQKANQERTKTATDAVGAARVEAQKKVDDFQAQIAALPAGTPDLAKTTAASLRAGDIALEIHALETQLLNRSVAADTIRQQIKAAKARQHTEYEHSLLTKFFHQMEPTVCPRCTATVTKARRAAEPDEHKCSVCTSDLNLEALKAKVVIAASVDIAVASSLVDSASVNVAESDEQHPAPRSEIDALSDALQSAESGIAPLRSRRDELAEAREVASNEAVLDTVLLAAARERQKLEIELARAEGAVDALALSVTPAAGMPVDPIHLAVAEGAVEVLTRWVKLHQDPLLMTISGEIERLTVSFGGDSLSHFKLDGAANLSLRKGGDPASYGQLTPGEQLRVKIATVIALIKHGYAENIGRHPGFLLLDSPAAEEMPDGDLATMVSALLEVAREAPMQIIVATRNTGPLEELLHFKNRIIATGNDYVW encoded by the coding sequence ATGAGCGCGCTTGCTGAAGAGATTGTCAAACGTCTCAGTCGGAAACAGAAATCCAAACGGCTCAGTATTGAGGTACCTACGGTCGACAAGGTGCTGGAAGACCTGAGCATTCCCACTTCGGCCTCAAAGGGCGTGCCAGTCGGTCTTCGAGTCAAACGGGTGGCGTTCAGTGGCACGAAGCGTCTTCCTCCGGAGCACCCTGACGCTGAGGGTCATCCAATCGAAGAGGTAGGGGCAACAGGATTCCAGCTCGAGCTCGGACTCAACGACGCTGAGCAACGCGCGGAATCTGGACTGAACGATGCCTCAGTATGGACGGGCGAGACCAATGTTGCCGATGAGGGCGTAGATGAAAAGGTACCCCGTGCCTTAGTGCCGTTTGCTTTCGAATGGGAGCCGCAGGAAGGCGTGAACGGTATCGGTTCGGGGCGGAATCTCCGGGGTAAGTCGACCATAATGAATTTGCTTCTGTGGTCGCTGTCTGGCCGTTGCACAGAATTCTCGCCAGATACTCGCCGATGGATTGAGCATGTTGAGGTGGACTGGTTGGTTGGAAACGAGACACTCCGGGTTTCGTTCGACGCCGAGAACGGGGTCGCGAACAACGGAAGGGTTACATCGCTCCGGGATGACGGAGGCGCAGAGAACGTGGTCGCCAGGTTCGATGGTGACTCATTCGAAGATGCGATGAGCTCTGTGATGCTCAACCGACTTCGGTTGGAGATTTTCACAGTGTCGCAGGCAGGCAAGGCAGTACCGCATAAATGGGCGTCATACGTAAACGCTCTTTGGGTGCGTCCGAAATACCTCAAGTCGATCATCGGCAAGGAGCCGGTACTTAGTATCAGGCTGATGCAGATGTTTATCGGTACAGATTGGGTACCGGTCCTTGCGGCGGCTTCGACTGTGGCCGGGGTACTGGCTTCGGAGCAAAAGGCCAATCAAGAACGTACGAAAACTGCCACGGATGCCGTTGGGGCTGCTCGGGTTGAAGCACAGAAGAAGGTTGACGATTTTCAGGCCCAGATCGCGGCGTTGCCCGCCGGTACTCCAGATCTGGCCAAGACGACTGCAGCGAGCCTACGCGCCGGCGACATTGCACTCGAGATTCACGCACTCGAGACTCAGCTGCTGAATAGGTCGGTCGCCGCAGACACGATCCGGCAGCAAATAAAGGCAGCGAAGGCTCGCCAGCACACAGAGTACGAGCATTCCTTGCTGACGAAATTCTTCCATCAGATGGAGCCAACAGTCTGTCCGAGGTGCACAGCCACGGTGACCAAAGCGCGACGGGCTGCGGAACCGGATGAGCATAAATGCTCTGTATGCACCAGCGATCTGAACCTGGAGGCGCTCAAGGCGAAAGTCGTGATTGCCGCTTCCGTAGACATTGCTGTGGCGTCATCGCTGGTCGATTCCGCCTCCGTGAACGTCGCGGAGTCAGACGAGCAGCATCCGGCGCCGCGCAGCGAGATCGATGCGTTGTCAGACGCTCTTCAATCCGCTGAGTCTGGAATAGCGCCGCTGCGCAGTCGCCGTGACGAGTTAGCGGAAGCGCGGGAAGTAGCTAGCAATGAGGCGGTGCTTGATACCGTTCTGCTCGCTGCAGCGCGGGAGCGGCAGAAGCTAGAGATTGAGCTTGCGAGGGCCGAGGGAGCAGTTGACGCACTAGCGCTTTCTGTTACCCCAGCGGCGGGGATGCCTGTCGACCCAATTCATCTTGCGGTGGCGGAGGGTGCTGTCGAAGTCTTGACCAGGTGGGTGAAGCTCCACCAGGATCCACTGCTGATGACTATCTCAGGGGAGATTGAGCGTCTAACTGTAAGCTTCGGCGGCGACAGCTTGAGCCATTTCAAGTTGGACGGCGCAGCCAACCTGAGCCTTCGCAAGGGCGGCGACCCAGCGTCGTACGGGCAGCTGACGCCGGGGGAACAACTTCGAGTTAAGATAGCCACGGTCATCGCTCTCATCAAACACGGCTACGCCGAGAACATCGGTAGGCACCCTGGCTTCCTGCTACTTGATTCGCCCGCTGCGGAGGAAATGCCGGACGGTGATCTGGCGACAATGGTGTCCGCGCTCCTTGAGGTTGCGCGCGAGGCGCCAATGCAGATCATTGTCGCGACTAGAAATACCGGCCCGCTGGAAGAGTTACTTCACTTTAAGAACCGCATAATCGCGACAGGCAACGACTATGTCTGGTGA